A portion of the Algisphaera agarilytica genome contains these proteins:
- the waaF gene encoding lipopolysaccharide heptosyltransferase II, producing MAKRDQHQPAERLLVVLPTWFGDILMATPTLRALKRLWPDTQLSVLVRESVAELVEGLPYIDHHVPVLMKGKGASAFRLAKRLSKQKYDAAILLPNSFRSAALVSMAGIPRRIGYERDGRGVLLTDKLIPRRDGRKFLPVPTLDYYLSIVHYLGGEAYEGDHLMEVATRPEDDERAAGLLAGAKGKPVVLLNPGAQKEFKRWPAERFAQLAARCSNELGCAVAVTGSPAERDVLARVTGAATTTIIDLPKAGMNVRLLKSVTKQCALMVTNDTGPRHLAAACDTPLVTLFGPTTPEWTEIGYDKERQVVARDAGHAESMKQIGVDEVFDAARDLLSSSQAKVGS from the coding sequence ATGGCCAAACGCGATCAGCACCAGCCCGCCGAGCGACTGCTCGTTGTCCTGCCGACCTGGTTCGGCGACATCCTCATGGCCACGCCCACGCTGCGGGCGCTCAAACGCCTGTGGCCCGATACGCAGCTGTCGGTCCTGGTCCGCGAGAGCGTTGCCGAGCTGGTGGAAGGGCTGCCGTACATCGACCACCACGTGCCGGTGCTGATGAAGGGCAAGGGGGCCTCGGCCTTCCGCCTCGCCAAGCGCCTCTCCAAACAGAAGTACGACGCGGCGATCCTGCTGCCCAACAGCTTCCGCTCGGCGGCATTGGTCTCCATGGCCGGGATCCCCCGCCGTATCGGCTACGAGCGTGACGGGCGGGGCGTGCTTCTGACCGACAAGCTGATCCCCCGGCGTGACGGCCGAAAGTTCCTGCCTGTGCCGACGCTGGACTACTACCTCAGCATCGTGCATTACCTCGGCGGCGAGGCCTACGAGGGCGACCACCTCATGGAGGTCGCCACCCGCCCCGAAGACGACGAGCGTGCCGCGGGATTGCTCGCTGGGGCAAAGGGCAAACCCGTGGTGCTGCTGAACCCCGGGGCTCAGAAAGAATTCAAACGTTGGCCCGCCGAGCGGTTCGCCCAACTGGCGGCCCGCTGCAGCAACGAGCTGGGCTGCGCGGTGGCGGTGACGGGTTCGCCCGCCGAGCGCGATGTGCTGGCCCGCGTCACCGGCGCAGCAACGACGACGATCATCGATCTCCCCAAGGCGGGCATGAACGTTCGGCTGCTCAAAAGCGTCACGAAGCAGTGTGCCCTGATGGTGACCAACGACACCGGCCCGCGCCACCTCGCGGCGGCCTGCGACACGCCCCTGGTCACGCTCTTCGGCCCGACGACCCCAGAATGGACCGAGATCGGCTACGACAAAGAGCGGCAGGTCGTGGCCCGGGACGCAGGTCACGCCGAGAGCATGAAGCAGATCGGCGTCGATGAGGTCTTTGATGCCGCTCGT
- a CDS encoding D-glycero-alpha-D-manno-heptose-1,7-bisphosphate 7-phosphatase, with translation MKRPAVFLDRDNTIIHNDGDLGDPEEVKLIQGVASAIASVCGLGYKVVVVTNQGGVARGKYGEEDVDAVHDRIEEVIRERANGARIDAFYFCPFHPQGTVARYKKEHPTRKPKPGMLLQAAEDLDLDLSQSWMVGDALRDIEAGAAAGCRTVLLQADWTNTSLADLRKREAAKAGKKTTGRGKKKVEPDFVAKGLVEAVRIIASQRKPEASEEISRTRIAGKRWDAEAMAKLQQPRAKTPSAEPESADPPAKESEPADPASPSAEAESSESPKVEMVSQVEASSTSSTSSQPARPFVPWTKQAPPEELTEAEPSAEADAPSGTASQETTGADDKEASASPSTSASPEPDESPATPDPEPAQPTAPANPEAMTALNKTMRLVLQELRMQRGTSGEFQQLGVVAIVIQAVAFICMLGALWMGGGDGAFLRWISVAIILQLAVIATLLFSKPSG, from the coding sequence ATGAAACGGCCAGCGGTCTTCCTCGACCGTGACAACACGATCATCCACAACGACGGCGACCTCGGCGACCCCGAGGAGGTCAAGCTCATCCAGGGCGTGGCCTCGGCGATCGCGTCGGTCTGCGGGCTCGGCTACAAGGTCGTGGTCGTGACCAATCAGGGCGGGGTGGCCCGGGGCAAGTACGGCGAAGAAGACGTGGACGCGGTGCACGACCGGATCGAAGAAGTCATCCGCGAGCGGGCCAACGGAGCGCGGATCGACGCGTTCTACTTCTGCCCGTTCCACCCGCAGGGCACGGTCGCCCGGTACAAGAAAGAACACCCCACACGCAAGCCCAAGCCGGGGATGCTGCTGCAGGCGGCCGAGGATTTGGACCTGGACCTGAGCCAGAGCTGGATGGTGGGCGACGCCTTGCGGGACATCGAGGCGGGGGCCGCGGCGGGGTGTCGGACCGTGCTGCTGCAGGCCGACTGGACCAACACGTCGCTGGCGGACCTGCGCAAGCGGGAGGCGGCGAAGGCGGGGAAGAAAACGACGGGGCGGGGAAAGAAAAAAGTGGAGCCGGACTTTGTGGCCAAGGGTCTGGTCGAAGCGGTGCGGATCATCGCGTCGCAGCGTAAGCCCGAGGCGAGCGAAGAGATCAGCCGCACACGCATCGCGGGCAAGCGATGGGACGCCGAGGCGATGGCCAAGCTGCAGCAGCCACGGGCCAAGACCCCATCGGCCGAGCCCGAAAGCGCGGACCCGCCCGCCAAGGAATCGGAGCCCGCAGACCCGGCCAGTCCCTCGGCTGAAGCGGAGAGTTCGGAATCCCCCAAGGTTGAAATGGTGAGCCAGGTCGAGGCGTCCTCCACCTCGTCAACCTCCAGCCAACCAGCCCGGCCGTTTGTTCCCTGGACCAAGCAGGCCCCTCCCGAAGAGCTTACCGAGGCGGAGCCGTCCGCCGAAGCAGATGCACCCTCAGGCACTGCGTCACAAGAAACGACCGGGGCCGACGACAAAGAGGCTTCAGCGTCCCCCTCGACATCCGCCTCGCCCGAACCTGATGAGTCTCCCGCTACTCCGGACCCGGAGCCCGCCCAACCCACGGCCCCGGCCAATCCCGAGGCCATGACCGCGCTCAACAAAACCATGCGGCTGGTTCTTCAGGAACTCCGCATGCAGCGCGGCACGTCCGGCGAGTTTCAGCAACTCGGGGTCGTGGCGATCGTGATCCAGGCCGTGGCGTTCATCTGCATGCTGGGGGCATTGTGGATGGGCGGCGGCGACGGGGCGTTTCTTCGCTGGATATCGGTGGCGATCATCTTGCAGCTTGCGGTGATCGCGACGCTGCTGTTTTCTAAGCCCTCGGGCTGA